The DNA window CATATCTCTCCATTTTTGAAATGTCCATGATCAATGCAAGAATCCTAGATCACTGAATCATTTTACTTACgaatgagaaagaaagggTCTGTAAACAAAAATAGGAACCGAATCAATATTTTAACTCGTATTAGTACAGAGTTTTAACAACTATCAAATTTGTAAAATGATTTATTTCGACAAAGGAGCTAAGTATTCAGAAGACCAGTACGAGAATTACCAAAACGATGTGAAAGTGCTACAGGGAACTCCATAGCAAAAGACCAGATCAAGAACTTCACACAAATATGCACATCTGTACAAACAGCTCACATGCGATTTTTTCCACACGCAAATTCAGTCTTGGAAGACACATCACCGGATCAAGATCGAAATAGCGGTACGAACGCTTCAGAAAATCTGAAGGTTGATTATCAGACATACAACAGGCGGAAGGAAGAAAGTAGTTTCAAAATAGACCCAGAGCGCACGAAAATAGGAACCAACGGCCATGAACACggataaaaaatgtttttcgttCCGACTGAAGGTGTTTTACGCGCGAATAGTGAgctagctgtttttttttttttgaagaaatcaaaaagtgCGAGGGCATGGAAGGTACATAGAAGCATCGGACAAAATAATTGGTGAATGCCAATCGAACACAAACATTTTCGTCACTCTTCATCATTCGATTAGAACTCCCTGTCTGGGAATAATGCAGGAGCCACTAATGTCCAGCCATAAAGCGCTAAACAAAGCCAAGAAGAAACTATCTTCACCCATACAGACGCCATATTGCTGTTCAGGTGTGTGAGGTCATTGTCTGGGCTGAAAATCGCAGAGAAAAAGGTCTCAGAACGATTGTTGCACGAACATTATGGATTGGGAGCAAAACTTACTTGTACCAACTAGTCAACGTCATCATTACGTACAGTGACGCCAATCCAAACATGAAGTGGAAGAACGAATATGAGTATGCCACTCCCTCCGTTTCGTTGTCCCAAACGCGACGTGAACTGCTCGATCCAGATTCTTCGTCATCTGCGAAAAATCCTCGTAAAGTACTGGCGGAAAATCGTCTTAATTAGATCGAGGAAACATTGTTAAAGGAGACAGTCTCATTCAACGTGAAAAATCACTTTACCGCAAGCTCTATTCAGGGACCTTCAAAAAAGAGAGGTGATTGTTGAAGAAGCAAAAGAAGTGTTGAAACAACAAAAGTACATGGAGGCACTCTAAATTCTACTACTTCTACTAACCTCTCTTAAAAACGAAGGCGTAGTAGAaggaaaacgacatgaagcacggtacagcTAGGCTGAAAgtggtgcgatggagcgtagcgattaggatcgagaaaggacctttgctagcactaCTCGTCTCAGCAGTTCGcaatgatcccacctcgattccaatcgatTTCTCTTCCGCATCGCTTttagcgtagccgcttacgcaaatacaccctgcttcatatcgttttaaGCATACTatagttgaagaaaataagacaGAAAAGAGGTAGAACCTCATTCAAACACCCAACAAAGCCCGCCCTTACAAAGAATTCTCCGCCATTTTCCTGTAAAACAATAGCTTCATTGAAAAAGAGTGGCCAATAGACGTAACTTGCTGAATCAAGAGCAATACTCCTCTCACTACTTTTAAGCGGAACGgaagtctttctttttcttatggCAGAAAAGATGTGTCCAGCATCTTTAGCTTGCacaaattattgctttttcttcagatATAATTCGTGAGAATCATTTGACTCTAAACTCTAATGGTACAAATATcagatataaaaaaaacaggatgaaCTAACCATAAAAGCTTGCTTTTCAAGAACATTCCCAATGTAATACTAGACCGTTGACAATCCGTAATATCTTTTGAGCTTGACAAAATTTCATAACGATGTATACACTAACTGTTTTTGCATGTACGAAACCAATAAACGGActcaaataaatcaatataGCAACGTTGCAAATCATGCAGCAAACAAGAGGGAAGCAAAACGAAATAAACTTTGTGCACAGGACCTTTCATGCATATGTGTATGCAgcatgcaacaaaaaaaaaacgacgggAGCTGCGCGGTCCCATGTGGTAAATTTTTCTTAcactaaaaactaaaaaaactgaactatCGAAATGCGGAGTCAAAACAAAAGGCTACATTCGAATGAAAAGCAGCGAATCGCTAATACCCACTTCAACGCTAGAACTAAACTCAAGGCAGTACAAATGAAAACGCTGCACTGGAATGTACATTTACCGGTGTGTTTAGGTACTACCATACCAATCAAGTTCAGTTTTCGATAGGTGAACGAAATTAATTTGTATATATATTCAAGAAGTATGTTGAAGATGGAGAGGTCAAATTAAGGTAACTTACTATGACTCGACAAAACAGTGCTACAGTTAGGTAGTGGGTAGTGGTATGTGCTTAGCAACTATTTAAAAACCTTCTGACATGTTACGTAGTTGGCGGAACATGTACTGTAGCCTCAAAGTTGAGAGCTTATTTGTAGCCTAAGTACGAGGATTTATGGACGACGGTGAGCCCGTTTGTCATATCTGTTTAAGATGACATCAGAATCTCATGAAATCACCGTCAACGGCAAATGAGCTCATTTGGGACGGCATCGAAATCGCTCAGGCATTTCACAATCATTGAGAAATAGACAGTTCTTTTCTAAACCTCTACatcatgttaaaaaaaaaacactacggACTATGTTTTCGAAAGTGTTTCTCAAGGAAGCACCACACCTAGAGCTACAGGGACCGCGCACTCACCGTTCACTGGGACAATTGGGTCCCGTGACCCACTGAGTTGAATGTGTTCCCCTCCTCCAGTAATTTTACCGAGCGACGAGTTCGAAGAGGTACGAATAGAAGCGTACAACAGGCAAAGGAACCAAATCACCAGCGAAACAATCGATTGTGCAGGTACAGGTGTTCCATATGACTGAAATCGTAGCCTTGTTATTTAAGTTAGGATATCTGAACATTTCAATAAACAGCTTTTAGATCCTACATGCTCGTCTTTGTCTCCAGGTCGAGTAGTATTAGTGAAAATACTGATGAGAGAAGGATTGCAAGGCTTATCTGAACAAGGTGACATCTTCAGCAgcttttgaattattttagaaaatgatCAGTGTTGATGGCTGGACGGTAAAGTGACTCACCTGGATTGTTGATCAAAACAGCCCAAGTGAGGTACATGACGTAGATAGTTATAAACGAGGATTGAAGGAGTCCAGAACGAGGCATTCTGCAAACACATTTAGtacgagaaatttctggaggaAACCGAGGAACTCACCTCTCTTGCACGAACGGCATGATGGAAAGAACACTGACCCCAACACAAAGAATCATATTGAACGATATGAAAAACTTTGGCAATGCACATGTGGCTccctgaggaaaaaaacaaataattagaaaTCCCAGCTACTTTCCACGCTGATACTTACAGTAGTGTAGAAGATGAACATCAAGATAATTCCAATCAAAGCAGCGGCGAAGCAACCAAATGTGAAAGTAAGAAGACCTGCGTAACACCAGCGTGACTCGCTCTCCTCGTACCTGATAAAAGGTTTTCTTTAGAACATTTCCAATAAAGAAATCTCTTTACCTCAATGTTAATAAAATACACTCACGAATCTACCCAGCTTTCAGCTAGGCCATGCGCAAAGTCGACAATCAGGATCAGCTGGATAAGTATGAAAAGGAACCCACCAATCATACCAAACCACATCAGAGCTAAAAGCAGGAAAGTACGAAGTAGAAAAGGTGCtaattcctctttttcatttaaagaGTTTTGAGAAgcaaattcctcaaaaatgtGGTGCATTACCTTCAACCGTTACAATCAAtcgagtagttttttttttgtcagaattAGAAACATAACTTGGAGCATAGGTGCTATAGGGtcgagccggaccctcctcagatgaagggggtttagctcatggggtgc is part of the Necator americanus strain Aroian chromosome V, whole genome shotgun sequence genome and encodes:
- a CDS encoding hypothetical protein (NECATOR_CHRV.G21052.T1), which codes for MGALLAAPACAASMACCFGSAACSLCCSVCPTTRNSTTTRIMYALMLFVGTFVACIMLAPGIQEKLAADNWFCQGLSEYAGLNCARATGFQAVYRMCAAMASFFFIFMLLMFGVKSSKDARASIQNGFWFFKYLLLIGLTIGFFFIRSENLSTPLMWFGMIGGFLFILIQLILIVDFAHGLAESWVDSYEESESRWCYAGLLTFTFGCFAAALIGIILMFIFYTTGATCALPKFFISFNMILCVGVSVLSIMPFVQERMPRSGLLQSSFITIYVMYLTWAVLINNPDKPCNPSLISIFTNTTRPGDKDEHSYGTPVPAQSIVSLVIWFLCLLYASIRTSSNSSLGKITGGGEHIQLNDEESGSSSSRRVWDNETEGVAYSYSFFHFMFGLASLYVMMTLTSWYNPDNDLTHLNSNMASVWVKIVSSWLCLALYGWTLVAPALFPDREF
- a CDS encoding hypothetical protein (NECATOR_CHRV.G21052.T3); translation: MGALLAAPACAASMACCFGSAACSLCCSVCPTTRNSTTTRIMYALMLFVGTFVACIMLAPGIQEKLAADNWFCQGLSEYAGLNCARATGFQAVYRMCAAMASFFFIFMLLMFGVKSSKDARASIQNGFWFFKYLLLIGLTIGFFFIRSENLSTPLMWFGMIGGFLFILIQLILIVDFAHGLAESWVDSYEESESRWCYAGLLTFTFGCFAAALIGIILMFIFYTTGATCALPKFFISFNMILCVGVSVLSIMPFVQERMPRSGLLQSSFITIYVMYLTWAVLINNPDKPCNPSLISIFTNTTRPGDKDEHSYGTPVPAQSIVSLVIWFLCLLYASIRTSSNSSLGKITGGGEHIQLNDEESGSSSSRRVWDNETEGVAYSYSFFHFMFGLASLYVMMTLTSWYNPDNDLTHLNSNMASVWTGSSNRMMKSDENIF
- a CDS encoding hypothetical protein (NECATOR_CHRV.G21052.T2) — protein: MGALLAAPACAASMACCFGSAACSLCCSVCPTTRNSTTTRIMYALMLFVGTFVACIMLAPGIQEKLAADNWFCQGLSEYAGLNCARATGFQAVYRMCAAMASFFFIFMLLMFGVKSSKDARASIQNGFWFFKYLLLIGLTIGFFFIRSENLSTPLMWFGMIGGFLFILIQLILIVDFAHGLAESWVDSYEESESRWCYAGLLTFTFGCFAAALIGIILMFIFYTTGATCALPKFFISFNMILCVGVSVLSIMPFVQERMPRSGLLQSSFITIYVMYLTWAVLINNPDKPCNPSLISIFTNTTRPGDKDEHSYGTPVPAQSIVSLVIWFLCLLYASIRTSSNSSLGKITGGGEHIQLSGSRDPIVPVNDDEESGSSSSRRVWDNETEGVAYSYSFFHFMFGLASLYVMMTLTSWYNPDNDLTHLNSNMASVWTGSSNRMMKSDENIF